A stretch of DNA from bacterium:
GAAACCCCCTTTCGAGATGAAAATCCTCCTGTTCGAGCATCTTCATCTCGAGCACCGCCATCTTTCCGAAGGGCCCTGCGGGCGAGGTGGGGTAGTCGCCGGACAGCGACTCGAAGATAGCGTCCGCGCCGGGGTAGTTGCGGGCGAATATCTCCTTCTGCCCGCGGAGCGCGCGATCCACCAGGTCCTTCTCGGCGGGCGTGAGAGCAGGCGCTGAAGCAAAGGAGATCTTCGCGCAGGCCATAGCCGCAACAAAGAGAAGCGCAGTAAACGTCCTCATAGTATTCATGCATCGTCCGCTACCATCACTCGATATGCGTTGCAAGCAAGCCCTCGCGAGGCTATTATCCCGATCGCATCGTCATGGCGGCATTGGGACCCATCTGAAATAAAGCGCTCCGGGCATTGACATCCGTGGAATATGCGGCGTATAATAGCTCATAAACATTAGACAAATCAACAACTTAGCATGCCCAACTTTCAACAAAAGGCCACGATAGATTTCAGGCGCGACATATTCGCGATCCTCTTCCTCGCGATGGGCGTCTTCACGCTCATGTGCCTTGTCTCCTACAGCCCCACCGACCCGGCGCTCAACTCGGTGTCCAACGTCTCCGAGGTCAAGAATCTGGGCGGCATCGTGGGCGCATACGTCGCGGACATCCTCTTCATAATATTCGGCATCAGCGCGTTCGTCACCTCCGCCCTCCTCCTCCTGCTGAGCGCCCTGCAGTTTCTGGGCAAACCCATACGCATGAGGGTCCGAGAAATCCTCTACTATACCGGTTGCCTCGCGTTCGCTGCATCGCTCATACACCTCAACTGCGAGACGATATCCATACGGGGCCAGGCGATCGCCGGCGGAGGGATGATAGGGACGCTCATAGGCGACATGCTGGTCCGCTACCTCAACAAGGCCGGCGCCTTCATATTCTCGATCGCAGCCTTCGTGCTCTTCTTCACGCTCGCGACCAAGCTCACCCTAGCCGAGACCGCGGCGATCGCGAAACGGGGCTCGACCGCGACCGCGGCAGCGCTCCTGGCCCTCTGCCGAGGGCTGACGTCGATGTCGCGCTCGATTGCGGCCCGGGCCTCCTCCATTGCCAATGCTATCCCCGAGATGAAGGGGAAATTCAATTTCCGCAACGCGAAGACAGAGGACAAGGAGTCGCTGGCCGATCCGAAGAAGCGCACTGTCGAGAAGATGACCCTGGAGGAGACGGCGCAGAAAAAGGCGCGCGACATGGTCTCGATCGAGCCGATCCGCAGGGCGCCCGGCGCCATCGCTCCCGCCCCGGTCCAGCCGGCGACGAGGCAGCCGGTTCAGCAGGCGGCGAAGACGACGGAAAAACCCGCGGCGGCCCCGCAGGGGCCCGACGCCGCAAGCCCCAGGATACTCAAGCGCGCGGACGCGAAACCGCGCACGCAGGAGGACCAGCTCAAATTCAAGCGCATGACCGCAGAGGGCTACGAGCCGCCGCCCATATCGCTCCTGGATTCGGAGGAGCAAGCCAAGATCGAAATAGACGAAGAGACGCTCAAGAAGAACTCCCTCATCCTCGAACGCAAGCTCATGGACTTCGACGTGGAGGGCAAGGTGCTCGCCATCCACCCGGGCCCCGTGATCACGATGTACGAGTTCGAGCCCGCAGCCGGGACCAAGCTGAACAAGATCGTGAACCTGCAGGACGACCTATCGCTGACCCTGGGCGGCCGCAGCGTCCGCGTGGTGCCGCACCTCCCCGGCAAGGCCGCGCTGGGGATCGAGATCCCGAACGGCGAGCGCGAGATAGTCTATCTCAAGACCATCGTCTCCTCGCCGCAGTTCGCCAAATCGCAGTCCAAGCTCGCCATGGCGCTGGGGTCATCCACCTCCGGGCTGCCGGTGGTCACCGACCTCACGAAGATGCCGCACCTGCTCGTGGCCGGCGCGACCGGCTCAGGCAAGAGCGTCGCGATCAACAGCATCATCCTCTCGATCCTGATAAAGTCTTCGCCCGAAGACGTGCGTTTCATCCTGGTCGACCCCAAGATGCTCGAACTCTCGGTATACGACGGCATCCCGCACCTGCTGCTCCCGGTCGTGACGAAACCCAAGCCCGCGGTGCAGGCGATGCGCTGGGCGATCCGGGAGATGGAACGGCGCTACAGGATCCTGGCCGATGCGGGCGCGCGCCACATACTGGGCTACAACGAGAAGGTGAAGGCCGGACAAGTGACGCTGGTCTCCGAGGAGCGCGCAGCCGAACTCATCGCAGCCGACAAAGAGGCGATCGCTCACACGGGCAAATTGCCCTACATCGTCATCATCATCGACGAACTCGCCGACCTCATGATGACGGCGAGCCAGGACATGGAGGAGGCGATCACGAGGCTGGCGCAGATGGCGCGCGCCGCCGGCATACACCTCATCCTCGCAACGCAGAGGCCCAGCGTGGACGTGATCACCGGTCTCATCAAGGCCAACTTCCCGGCGAGGATCGCGTTCAAGGTGACCGCGAGGCACGACTCGCGCACGATCCTCGACAGCATGGGCGCAGAGGCGCTGCTCGGACAAGGCGACATGCTCTTCATGACCCCGCAGGGCGGGAACCTCATCCGCATCCACGGCTCCTACGTGAGCGACCAGGACATCTCCAGGGTGGTCGACCACCTCAAGGGTCAGGGCGAGCCGGTCTACGACGAGTCGATACTAAAGGAGCCGGAGGCAACAACAGCGGGCGGCGAGTTCGACGAAGAGGACGACGGGCTCTACGACCAGGCGGTGAAGCTCGTCGCCGAGACAAAACAGGCCTCCATCTCCATGGTGCAGCGCAGGCTGCGCATCGGTTACAACCGCGCCGCGCGCATGATCGAGCGCATGGAGGCCGAGGGCGTGGTCGGTCCGGCCGACGGCTCCAAACCCAGGCAGGTGTTGGTGAACAATCTCGGGGCGTGACATGAAATCCCTTCCGCTTATAGCGCTCCTCCTGATCGCGGTATTTTTCTCCACGACGACGCAGGCCGTCGATAAAGTTCCGTCGAGCGGAGAGATCGACGCCATCGAGTCCGCATACCGCTCGATAGACGACCTGACCGCGAAATTCACGCAGAGCACACAGATAGAACTACTCGCGAGGACCGTAACCAAGCACGGGCTCTTCCAGTTCAAGAAGGGCGGCAAACTCCGCATCGAGTACAAGGACAAGGGAGGAAAATATTACGTCTCGGACGGCAGCACGATCTGGACGTACGTGCCCGGTGACGACGCGAGCCTCGAGACATTTGCGGTGAACGACAAGACCATGCCCAAGGAAGCGCTCTCCTTCCTCAACGGTTTCGGCAAACTCTCAAAGGAATTTTCGATCAGCGCGACAGCCTCTTTCGACGCGATCCCCGCAAACTCGGCCGCGATGAGGCTCACTCCGCGCGCGAAGAACGCGCAGTACGAGTGGCTCGACGCGCTCTTCGGGCCCGACCATCTTCTCAAGGAATTGGTGGTGAAGAATAGATCAGGCAACGTCAGCCGCTACACATTCATGGAGATCAAGACCAACTCCAGCCTTCCGGACAAGCTCTTCACCCTCTCGTCGGGCAAGGCGACACCCGACACCCTGCCGGAGTAAAAAATCCTGACCAACTATAATTTAATTCCTCAGCGGTTTTCCGGTCTTGAGCATATGCGCGATCCTCTGCTGCGTCTTCTTCTCGCCCGCGAGCGAGAGAAAGGCCTCGCGCTCGAGTTCGAGTATAGCGGACTCGCTGGCCTGATGCGCGGTGGCTAGCGCGCCGCCGGCGAGCACGCGCGCGAGCCGGGAGACAACGACGAGGTCATAGTCGGTCGCAAGCCCTCGGGTCCTGTACTGCCGCGCGATCTCAATCAGCGCCCTCTCGCCCCCTTTACCCGGAAGCGAGACGTCGTCGCGATATTTCGGCGGCTCGTAGCCCTGCGCGAGTCTCATCACCTCGTCACGCGCATGCGCGATCAGCTCGTCGCGGTCCATCACGATGCGGTCGGATTTTGCGAGCAGGCCCAAGGCCATGGCGTCGCGGGCAGAGGAGGATGACTTCGCAGTCCCGATCAACTCGAACGCGGCGCACGACTTGGGGAACGGCCCGCCGTCGCAGGGCGCTCCTTCAGGAATTTGCCAATTCGCGCGCTTCGCACACTCCCTCTCCTCCATCGCGAGGAGCATGTTCTTGCAGCCGCTGCCGGAGGGGATTAAACCCACCATGAGCTCCGTGAATCCTATGTAGCTTTCGACATGCGCCACGCGTGCGGCCGCCGCGAGGCAGATCTCCGCGCCCCCGCCAAGCACCCTGCCGAACGGTACTGCTACCACGGGCCTTTTTGAAAACCTGATCGCCTGGCACGCCGACTGAAAAGCGCGGACCAACCGTTCGAGCTCGCCGAACGCGCCGCGCTCGGCGAGCGAGACTATGAGATTCAAATCGGCGCCGGCCGAGAAGATCTCTCCTTCGTTGGCGATGAGGAGCCCCGTCCCTGCGCGCTCGGTCATCTCCACTGCACGCGAGAGCATCGTTATCGCACCTTCGTCCAGCACGTTCATCTTGGTATGGAACTCGCAGCAGAAGATCCCTTCACCCAGATCGATCAGCGATGCGGATGCATTTCCTTCGATCAGCCCGCTTACCCTTCTGGCCCTGGAGATCGCGATCGGCCTCTCATCGTGCGCGCGCAGATCCGCCGGTCCTCCCTTCATGTCGAAGACAAACCTCAAACCCTCGCTGTGGGAATAGAAGGACTCGCGGCCTGTGGAGAGGAGCCGCTGCACGAGTTCCGGAATCGGCCTCCCCTCTTGAGCGAGCCTTGCCGCAACCCTGCGCGGGCCGAGCGCGTCCCACGCCTCGAAGGGACCGAGCTCCCAGTTGAAGCCCCAGCGCAGCGCGCGATCTATCGATGCGATGTCGTCCGCGATATCGGGCGCGCAGCTCGCCGCATATGAGAGCGTCCGGGATACGGCGGGCCACGCGATCTCGCCCGCCTGGTCAGCCGCAAACGCGGTTCTGCGCAATCTCTCAGCCGCCTCGGGCAAGCGCTCGTGCTCGGAGAGCGATCCTGCGCAGAAGTTGAGGCGCGGCCTGTATGACACCAATCTTAAGTCCATCGCCTGAGACCTGCCGCCGTCGGCAGCGTAGAAGCCACGGCCCGACTTCGCGCCCTTGAATCCCATGGCGAGCATCTCGGAGAGAAACGGGGGCACGCAAAACGGCGCGGCGAGTTCGTCCGGGCCGCACGCGGCGTGTATCTGCGCTGCAACCGCGGCGACCGTGTCCAGGCCCACCATGTCCAGCATCCTGAAAACTCCCTGCCTCGGTCTCGCAGCGGGCCTTCCCATCACCGCGTCCACCGCCTCGATCGGCCAGCCCCTTGCCTCCGCGAGATGCATCGCGTCCATGACCGAGAAGACGCCGATGCGATTTGCGATGAACCCTGGCGTATCCTTGACCCTGACCACCCCCTTGCCCAGCCTCGACGTGAGGAACTGTTCCACGAGCGCTGCGGCGCCGGATGCGGACTCGTGGCATGCGATCTCCACGAGTTTCAGATACCTCGGCGGATTGAAGAAATGAGTGATGAGAAAGCGCGAGCTGAAGCCGGCGCCCATAGGGGCGACGAGCGCGCTGTGGGAGATCGAGGAGGTATTGGAGCTTATGATCGCGAAGGGATCTGCCAGCGAGTCGATCTTGCGAAGGACGGCGGCCTTGGCGCCCAAGTCCTCGACGATGGATTCCACGATCCAGCCGCAGCCGGCGATCCTCTCGGCGTCCCTTTCGAGGTCGCCCAACCTTATCCTATCGACGTCGCTGCGTGAAAAGAGCGCCGCGGGCTTAAATTTCGCGATCCTCTTTTTCACCTCGTCGCCGCAGTCGGCGCCCGCAGAGGCGCGGATCAGCTCGACCTCGCAGCCGGCGCCGGCGAAGAGCGCCGCGAGCTGGCAACCCATGGTGCCCGCGCCGATCACCGCAATTTTATTCAATCTGTCCGTCAATGGTCACGGCCTTTCAAGGATCACGGCCATCCCCTGCCCGCCGCCTATGCACATGGCCGCAAGCCCTGTGGACGCCTTGCCCTCCATCATCGCGTGCACGAGCGTGGCCACTATGCGCGCGCCGCTGGCGCCGAGCGGGTGCCCCAGCGCGATCGCTCCGCCGTGCACGTTGAGCCTCTTCTCGTCTATCTCGAGTTCGCGCATCACGGCGATCGACTGGGACGCGAATGCCTCGTTGAGCTCGATGACGTCTATGTCCGCCAGTTTCATGCCGGCGCGCTCGAGCGCCTTGGGGATCGCGCGTGCCGGCCCCATGCCCATGAACTCCGGCGCCACACCGGCCACCGCAGCCGCGCGCACCTTCGCGATCGGCGCAGCTCCGATCCTCTTAGCGAACCTCTTGGAGGCGATCACCGTCATGGCCGCGCCGTCGGTCATGGGCGAGGAGTTGCCGGCGGTGACGCTCCCTCCCTCCAGGAACGCGGGCGGCAGCGC
This window harbors:
- a CDS encoding DNA translocase FtsK 4TM domain-containing protein, whose product is MPNFQQKATIDFRRDIFAILFLAMGVFTLMCLVSYSPTDPALNSVSNVSEVKNLGGIVGAYVADILFIIFGISAFVTSALLLLLSALQFLGKPIRMRVREILYYTGCLAFAASLIHLNCETISIRGQAIAGGGMIGTLIGDMLVRYLNKAGAFIFSIAAFVLFFTLATKLTLAETAAIAKRGSTATAAALLALCRGLTSMSRSIAARASSIANAIPEMKGKFNFRNAKTEDKESLADPKKRTVEKMTLEETAQKKARDMVSIEPIRRAPGAIAPAPVQPATRQPVQQAAKTTEKPAAAPQGPDAASPRILKRADAKPRTQEDQLKFKRMTAEGYEPPPISLLDSEEQAKIEIDEETLKKNSLILERKLMDFDVEGKVLAIHPGPVITMYEFEPAAGTKLNKIVNLQDDLSLTLGGRSVRVVPHLPGKAALGIEIPNGEREIVYLKTIVSSPQFAKSQSKLAMALGSSTSGLPVVTDLTKMPHLLVAGATGSGKSVAINSIILSILIKSSPEDVRFILVDPKMLELSVYDGIPHLLLPVVTKPKPAVQAMRWAIREMERRYRILADAGARHILGYNEKVKAGQVTLVSEERAAELIAADKEAIAHTGKLPYIVIIIDELADLMMTASQDMEEAITRLAQMARAAGIHLILATQRPSVDVITGLIKANFPARIAFKVTARHDSRTILDSMGAEALLGQGDMLFMTPQGGNLIRIHGSYVSDQDISRVVDHLKGQGEPVYDESILKEPEATTAGGEFDEEDDGLYDQAVKLVAETKQASISMVQRRLRIGYNRAARMIERMEAEGVVGPADGSKPRQVLVNNLGA
- a CDS encoding 3-hydroxyacyl-CoA dehydrogenase/enoyl-CoA hydratase family protein; its protein translation is MNKIAVIGAGTMGCQLAALFAGAGCEVELIRASAGADCGDEVKKRIAKFKPAALFSRSDVDRIRLGDLERDAERIAGCGWIVESIVEDLGAKAAVLRKIDSLADPFAIISSNTSSISHSALVAPMGAGFSSRFLITHFFNPPRYLKLVEIACHESASGAAALVEQFLTSRLGKGVVRVKDTPGFIANRIGVFSVMDAMHLAEARGWPIEAVDAVMGRPAARPRQGVFRMLDMVGLDTVAAVAAQIHAACGPDELAAPFCVPPFLSEMLAMGFKGAKSGRGFYAADGGRSQAMDLRLVSYRPRLNFCAGSLSEHERLPEAAERLRRTAFAADQAGEIAWPAVSRTLSYAASCAPDIADDIASIDRALRWGFNWELGPFEAWDALGPRRVAARLAQEGRPIPELVQRLLSTGRESFYSHSEGLRFVFDMKGGPADLRAHDERPIAISRARRVSGLIEGNASASLIDLGEGIFCCEFHTKMNVLDEGAITMLSRAVEMTERAGTGLLIANEGEIFSAGADLNLIVSLAERGAFGELERLVRAFQSACQAIRFSKRPVVAVPFGRVLGGGAEICLAAAARVAHVESYIGFTELMVGLIPSGSGCKNMLLAMEERECAKRANWQIPEGAPCDGGPFPKSCAAFELIGTAKSSSSARDAMALGLLAKSDRIVMDRDELIAHARDEVMRLAQGYEPPKYRDDVSLPGKGGERALIEIARQYRTRGLATDYDLVVVSRLARVLAGGALATAHQASESAILELEREAFLSLAGEKKTQQRIAHMLKTGKPLRN
- a CDS encoding outer membrane lipoprotein carrier protein LolA, with translation MKSLPLIALLLIAVFFSTTTQAVDKVPSSGEIDAIESAYRSIDDLTAKFTQSTQIELLARTVTKHGLFQFKKGGKLRIEYKDKGGKYYVSDGSTIWTYVPGDDASLETFAVNDKTMPKEALSFLNGFGKLSKEFSISATASFDAIPANSAAMRLTPRAKNAQYEWLDALFGPDHLLKELVVKNRSGNVSRYTFMEIKTNSSLPDKLFTLSSGKATPDTLPE